The following are encoded in a window of Glandiceps talaboti chromosome 5, keGlaTala1.1, whole genome shotgun sequence genomic DNA:
- the LOC144435026 gene encoding uncharacterized protein LOC144435026 isoform X1 — protein MTIDQSLKRDLVRQHQPKKQQKGVGEEKSKSDLDQQIISSSKQVLLHKIDFKPAEKSFSFKLENLRTKYVPLNPVGKGHDVLKQTKTGDRQYQDTMMSQHPSGDITTGHNDGIPMPKVVLFPLEKLRLDWHKVTRIGSGLMNLGNTCFLNSALQCLTYTPPLTNYLMSQQHTQSCREPGFCMICELQRHAIRTFNQSGSVIRPMVIIQKIKNIGKQFRYGHQEDAHEFLRGVTEAMQKSALSGYDKLDRYSKETTLVHQIFGGYYRSRVQCLKCQEKSDTHDPFLDISLDIKHVSSVVRALERMIKPETLENDNMYLCKRCKVKVPALKRFTVHRPPNILTLSLKRFDFNRYIGSKITKDVRYPEFLDLRPYMSQKSGPAIMYRLYAVLVHHGYSCNSGHYYCYVRAPNDSWYCMNDSNVSQSSLKTILDQEAYILFYIRKPSTKSQQSYEKTSMTNNSTFSPSLTFTNRVSSSSTITSGHVSNPVNGPIGKPIVRPIPKMSTPTQPKSSKLGISTSSQYKVTNKPTTIPEPSKREKVHFNIGIKPKTTQQQHEPQGAAGNSADSKHTVKTEVATPAVTAKMSEEGRKKNDKDAALVPYAGDSDDSCEDYDETVARLCAIPLQDDKNTSSNKIIAATSSSLSSDVKKKESIVSDNGRDKVKRESKEHQNQKPELSLIVKETQKSSQDSDVVKQKDAVEVSLREQEGKEDKDKGKDKDKDKDKDKDKDKNKEKSKEEYMKPPEQPTPVKIPPSMISPNLNRTPSGASQNSPLKLTLSKVNTFKVNATSTSWKVNDSESQISPSLASDSSNHSVTSTGGEWTVVDKKDALSTPKIREFSHPGWVVRTPEEFAEYTKQKEEEKAKLVKDKEHNQDGSEDVEKNKMQGIARLQSSPPSIRKFDRQHSYPQSAKHTPRHLFSNGNIDRKRRNSLSDTSNLDSDERTKLPWQHDNLQAEKRKFKEEDVDETLKKQKLESNEEEFQTESDKVPLLNGDDDSPHKKHKKHKKHKHKKKKKKRSKDRHKDEDRDDKHTDDSEDESHREERKRKKKHKHKEDKVEEDRKSLLGQEHQHGDDTNGKVNGNHSLSKKTKVPSQQWDHHIKDGYKRSHDRETSTRKSWDGSRSSNVVDELLSRSSSKGYGAHVESWDGGKCVIDEDTERDREDRKRLIDDYDVDYDRGKERKVKRYRSEDFRYKSNPFQHVQNRRNSGYSDKGFRYHKMPSRSQSWNSNYKHSYTKY, from the exons ATGACAATTGATCAGTCATTGAAGCGAGATTTAGTTCGCCAACACCAACCAAAAAAACAGCAGAAAGGTGTCGGTGAAGAAAAGTCCAAGTCAGATTTAGATCAACAGATTATATCATCATCCAAGCAAGTACTTCTTCACAAGATTGACTTCAAACCTGCTGAAAAATCCTTCTCATTCAAACTAGAAAACTTGCGTACTAAGTATGTACCATTGAATCCAGTAGGTAAAGGACATGATGTGCTGAAACAAACTAAAACAGGAGATCGACAATACCAAG acaCAATGATGAGCCAACATCCAAGTGGTGATATTACTACAGGCCACAACGATGGTATTCCCATGCCCAAAGTTGTACTTTTTCCATTGGAAAAATTGCGATTAGACTGGCACAAAGTGACTCGTATTGGCAGTGGACTAATGAATCTCGGAAACACATGTTTTTTGAACTCGGCTCTACAGTGTCTTACCTATACACCACCATTAACTAACTATCTAATGAGTCAACAACACACGCAGTCAT GTCGGGAACCAGGGTTTTGTATGATTTGTGAATTACAAAGACATGCTATTAGGACATTTAATCAGTCTGGCTCAGTTATAAGACCTATGGTTATCATACAGAAAATCAAAA ATATTGGTAAACAGTTTAGGTATGGTCACCAAGAAGATGCCCATGAGTTTCTACGTGGTGTGACTGAAGCCATGCAGAAATCTGCTTTGTCAGGATATGATAA GTTAGATAGGTATAGTAAAGAAACCACATTGGTACATCAGATTTTTGGAGGTTATTATCGTAGCCGAG TGCAATGTCTAAAGTGTCAAGAGAAATCTGATACCCATGATCCTTTCCTAGACATCAGTTTGGATATCAAG CATGTGTCATCTGTTGTAAGAGCTTTAGAGAGAATGATCAAACCAGAAACATTGGAGAATGACAATATGTACTTGTGTAAAAG ATGTAAAGTAAAGGTCCCAGCTCTGAAGAGGTTTACTGTACACAGACCACCAAACATTCTTACTTTGTCATTGAAGAG GTTTGATTTTAATCGGTACATTGGGTCCAAGATTACCAAAGATGTAAGGTACCCTGAATTCCTGGATCTAAGACCATATATGAGTCAGAAATCT gGACCTGCCATTATGTATAGACTGTATGCTGTACTTGTACACCATGGTTATTCCTGTAACTCTGGACATTACTATTGCTATGTGAGAGCACCCAATGACTCCTGGTATTGTATGAATGATTCCAACGTATCACAGTCCAGTTTAAAGACCATACTTGACCAAGAAGCATACATCTTATTTTATATCCGTAAACCCAGCACCAAGTCACAGCAGTCCTATGAAAAG ACTTCCATGACCAATAACAGTACTTTCTCACCATCACTAACATTTACAAATAGAGTGTCGTCATCATCTACCATCACTAgtggtcatgtcagtaatcctGTAAACGGACCAATTGGTAAACCTATTGTACGTCCTATACCAAAGATGTCAACTCCAACCCAACCCAAGTCATCTAAACTAGGAATCAGTACCTCATCGCAGTATAAAGTAACAAACAAACCCACCACTATTCCTGAACCTAGCAAGAGAGAAAAGGTTCACTTTAATATTGGAATCAAACCTAAAACTACACAGCAGCAGCATGAGCCACAAGGAGCTGCAGGTAACAGTGCAGACTCTAAACATACTGTAAAAACTGAGGTAGCCACTCCTGCAGTTACAGCAAAGATGAGTGAAGAGGGACGAAAAAAGAATGATAAAGATGCCGCTCTTGTACCATATGCTGGTGATTCTGACGATAGTTGTGAAGATTATGATGAAACTGTGGCTAGATTGTGTGCTATACCATTACAAGATGATAAAAACACTAGTAGTAATAAGATTATTGCTGCTACATCGTCATCGTTGTCAAGTGATGTAAAGAAAAAAGAGAGCATTGTAAGTGATAATGGAAGAGATAAAGTCAAAAGAGAATCAAAGgaacatcaaaatcaaaaaccAGAGTTGTCACTGATTGTCAAGGAAACACAGAAAAGTAGCCAAGACAGTGATGTAGTCAAACAGAAAGATGCAGTTGAAGTTTCACTGAGGGAACAAGAAGGGAAAGAGGACAAGGATAAGGGCAAGGACAAAGACAAGGACAAGGACAAGGACAAGgacaaagataaaaacaaggaGAAGAGTAAAGAGGAATATATGAAACCACCAGAGCAACCCACTCCTGTTAAGATTCCACCTAGCATGATCTCTCCAAACTTGAACCGGACACCAAGTGGTGCAAGTCAAAATTCACCATTGAAACTGACATTGAGTAAAGTGAACACTTTTAAAGTTAATGCTACATCCACATCATGGAAAGTAAATGATTCAGAATCACAAATATCGCCCTCATTAGCTTCAGATAGTAGTAATCATAGTGTTACTTCAACAGGTGGAGAATGGACAGTTGTTGACAAGAAAGATGCCCTATCTACTCCCAAAATACGAGAGTTTTCACATCCAGGATGGGTTGTTCGGACCCCTGAAGAATTTGCAGAGTATACAAAACAGAAAGAAGAGGAAAAAGCAAAACTTGTGAAAGATAAAGAACATAACCAGGATGGCAGTGAAGATGTGGAGAAGAATAAGATGCAAGGCATTGCaagacttcagtcatcaccgcCATCCATTAGGAAATTTGACAGACAGCATAGTTATCCACAGAGTGCAAAACATACACCTAGACATTTATTTAGCAATGGCAATATTGACAGGAAAAGGCGCAATTCATTGTCAGATACCTCTAATTTAGACTCTGATGAAAGGACaaagttgccatggcaacatgaTAATTTACAGGCTGAGAAAAGAAAATTCAAAGAGGAGGATGTTGATGAGACgttgaaaaaacaaaagttaGAGTCAAATGAAGAGGAGTTTCAAACTGAATCTGACAAGGTGCCATTGTTAAATGGTGATGACGATTCACCTCACAAAAAACACAAGAAACATAAGAAACACAAGcataaaaagaagaagaagaaaagaagtaaagatagacacaaagaTGAAGACAGAGATGATAAACACACTGATGATAGTGAAGATGAGTCTCATAGGgaagaaaggaaaagaaaaaagaaacacaaacatAAAGAAGACAAGGTGGAAGAAGACAGAAAGTCATTACTTGGACAAGAACATCAACATGGTGATGATACCAATGGCAAAGTGAATGGTAACCATTCATTGTCTAAGAAAACTAAAG TACCAAGTCAGCAATGGGACCATCATATAAAAGACGGATATAAGAGATCACATGACCGTGAGACAAGTACTAGAAAATCTTGGGATGGTAGTAGATCATCTAATGTGGTAGATGAATTATTGAGTAGATCAAGTAGTAAAGGCTACGGTGCTCATG TTGAATCATGGGATGGTGGTAAATGTGTCATTGATGAAGACACTGAAAGAGATAGAGAAGATAGGAAGAGACTTATAGATGATTATGATGTAGACTATGACAGAGGAAAG GAAAGGAAAGTGAAAAGATATAGATCAGAAGATTTTAGATATAAGAGTAATCCATTCCAGCATGTACAGAATAGACGCAATAGTGGCTATAGTGATAAG GGGTTCAGATATCACAAGATGCCATCAAGAAGCCAAAGTTGGAATTCTAATTACAAACACTCTTATACTAAGTATTAA
- the LOC144435861 gene encoding uncharacterized protein LOC144435861: MRKLAAIGVFSFRFHKASSLCNFAWKRGSHHVTANNCPNRLLTKRPSCIYNVTVRQLSSDQPVLDEHELRKQINILTDSFLEARELLVDAEEVKDTVYFSADIEEAEEAVTETLEAYEKLLSQLTEAQKTNVCRTIGLKMQELKAHQNAIREYLVDH; encoded by the exons ATGAGGAAACTTGCGGCAATCGGTGTCTTCTCTTTTCGTTTCCACAAAGCGTCAAGTCTTTGTAATTTTGCTTGGAAAAGAGGATCGCACCATGTCACAGCAAATAATTGTCCAAATCGTTTGTTGACCAAGAGGCCTTCTTGTATTTACAACGTTACAGTACGACAGTTGTCATCCGACCAGCCTGTTTTGGACGAACACGAATTACGTAAACAAATCAACATTCTGACAGATTCATTTCTTGAGGCCAGGGAGTTACTGGTAGATGCA gAAGAAGTTAAAGATACAGTTTACTTTAGTGCTGACATAGAGGAAGCAGAAGAAGCTGTGACAGAGACACTTGAGGCATATGAAAAGCTATTGTCTCAGTTGACAGAAGCTCAAAAGACAAATGTTTGCAGAACCATAGGTTTAAAAATGCAAGAATTGAAAGCACATCAGAATGCCATTAGGGAATATTTAGTGGATCATTAA
- the LOC144435014 gene encoding nuclear distribution protein nudE-like 1: MDDERVPKFASPQEEIEFWKNKTKECRESLEEAREELDEFQISSQELEAELEAQLQQAEIKVKELQAVNQRLSTECDTLKEQLEFSQKESHEQITRLQDDLAKTRAIKDEYDKYIRELEQANDDLERAKRATVVSLEDFEGRLNQAIERNAFLENELDDKETLQVTVQRLKDEGRDLRQELAVQQQAPISNLENDTRPATPDNERTAAASVNIPTTAPQPIPNNRVLEGAQNITPMGTPPRVGSPLVNGAPGSTPLTPSARISALNIVGDLLRKVGALESKLASCRNFVKEQPRKQSSPTESPRAKRMNRTGASAATAASSANAPGLVKITV, translated from the exons ATGGACGACGAAAGGGTTCCTAAATTTGCGAGTCCACAGGAAGAAATCGAATTCTGGAAGAACAAGACGAAGGAGTGTAGAGAGAG TCTTGAAGAAGCTAGGGAAGAATTGGATGAATTCCAAATCAGTAGTCAAGAATTGGAAGCAGAATTAGAAGCCCAATTACAACAAGCAGAAATTAAAGTCAAAGAATTACAGGCAGTTAATCAAAGGTTGTCTACAGAGTGTGACACACTAAAG GAACAACTTGAATTTTCACAAAAAGAAAGTCATGAACAAATTACAAGATTACAAGATGATCTTGCAAAAACCAGAGCTATCAAAGatgaatatgataaatatatacgAGAATTAGAACAAGCAAATGATGATTTAGAAAGAGCAAAAAG AGCTACTGTAGTATCATTAGAAGATTTTGAAGGAAGATTAAATCAG GCAATTGAAAGAAAtgcatttttagaaaatgaactAGATGATAAAGAAACTCTTCAGGTTACAGTACAAAGGTTAAAAGATGAAGGAAGAG ATCTTCGACAGGAACTCGCAGTCCAGCAACAAGCTCCAATATCTAATCTAGAAAATGATACAAGACCAGCAACTCCAGATAATGAAAGGACAGCAGCTGCTTCTGTCAATATACCAACCACAGCACCTCAGCCCATACCAAATAACAGAGTATTAGAAGGTGCACAAAATATTACACCTATGGGTACACCACCAAGAG TTGGTTCTCCATTAGTAAACGGTGCACCAGGCAGTACCCCATTAACTCCATCAGCCAGGATATCCGCTCTCAATATAGTTGGAGATCTTCTTCGAAAAGTTGGG GCATTAGAATCAAAGCTTGCTTCATGTAGAAACTTTGTAAAAGAACAGCCTAGGAAACAGTCAAGTCCAACAGAATCGCCAAG GGCAAAAAGGATGAACAGAACAGGAGCAtcagcagcaacagcagcatCATCAGCAAATGCACCAGGACTTGTAAAAATAACTGTCTGA
- the LOC144435026 gene encoding uncharacterized protein LOC144435026 isoform X2 — protein sequence MTIDQSLKRDLVRQHQPKKQQKGVGEEKSKSDLDQQIISSSKQVLLHKIDFKPAEKSFSFKLENLRTKYVPLNPVGKGHDVLKQTKTGDRQYQDTMMSQHPSGDITTGHNDGIPMPKVVLFPLEKLRLDWHKVTRIGSGLMNLGNTCFLNSALQCLTYTPPLTNYLMSQQHTQSCREPGFCMICELQRHAIRTFNQSGSVIRPMVIIQKIKNIGKQFRYGHQEDAHEFLRGVTEAMQKSALSGYDKLDRYSKETTLVHQIFGGYYRSRVQCLKCQEKSDTHDPFLDISLDIKHVSSVVRALERMIKPETLENDNMYLCKRCKVKVPALKRFTVHRPPNILTLSLKRFDFNRYIGSKITKDVRYPEFLDLRPYMSQKSGPAIMYRLYAVLVHHGYSCNSGHYYCYVRAPNDSWYCMNDSNVSQSSLKTILDQEAYILFYIRKPSTKSQQSYEKTSMTNNSTFSPSLTFTNRVSSSSTITSGHVSNPVNGPIGKPIVRPIPKMSTPTQPKSSKLGISTSSQYKVTNKPTTIPEPSKREKVHFNIGIKPKTTQQQHEPQGAAGNSADSKHTVKTEVATPAVTAKMSEEGRKKNDKDAALVPYAGDSDDSCEDYDETVARLCAIPLQDDKNTSSNKIIAATSSSLSSDVKKKESIVSDNGRDKVKRESKEHQNQKPELSLIVKETQKSSQDSDVVKQKDAVEVSLREQEGKEDKDKGKDKDKDKDKDKDKDKNKEKSKEEYMKPPEQPTPVKIPPSMISPNLNRTPSGASQNSPLKLTLSKVNTFKVNATSTSWKVNDSESQISPSLASDSSNHSVTSTGGEWTVVDKKDALSTPKIREFSHPGWVVRTPEEFAEYTKQKEEEKAKLVKDKEHNQDGSEDVEKNKMQGIARLQSSPPSIRKFDRQHSYPQSAKHTPRHLFSNGNIDRKRRNSLSDTSNLDSDERTKLPWQHDNLQAEKRKFKEEDVDETLKKQKLESNEEEFQTESDKVPLLNGDDDSPHKKHKKHKKHKHKKKKKKRSKDRHKDEDRDDKHTDDSEDESHREERKRKKKHKHKEDKVEEDRKSLLGQEHQHGDDTNGKVNGNHSLSKKTKVPSQQWDHHIKDGYKRSHDRETSTRKSWDGSRSSNVVDELLSRSSSKGYGAHVESWDGGKCVIDEDTERDREDRKRLIDDYDVDYDRGKERKVKRYRSEDFRYKSNPFQHVQNRRNSGYSDKIPW from the exons ATGACAATTGATCAGTCATTGAAGCGAGATTTAGTTCGCCAACACCAACCAAAAAAACAGCAGAAAGGTGTCGGTGAAGAAAAGTCCAAGTCAGATTTAGATCAACAGATTATATCATCATCCAAGCAAGTACTTCTTCACAAGATTGACTTCAAACCTGCTGAAAAATCCTTCTCATTCAAACTAGAAAACTTGCGTACTAAGTATGTACCATTGAATCCAGTAGGTAAAGGACATGATGTGCTGAAACAAACTAAAACAGGAGATCGACAATACCAAG acaCAATGATGAGCCAACATCCAAGTGGTGATATTACTACAGGCCACAACGATGGTATTCCCATGCCCAAAGTTGTACTTTTTCCATTGGAAAAATTGCGATTAGACTGGCACAAAGTGACTCGTATTGGCAGTGGACTAATGAATCTCGGAAACACATGTTTTTTGAACTCGGCTCTACAGTGTCTTACCTATACACCACCATTAACTAACTATCTAATGAGTCAACAACACACGCAGTCAT GTCGGGAACCAGGGTTTTGTATGATTTGTGAATTACAAAGACATGCTATTAGGACATTTAATCAGTCTGGCTCAGTTATAAGACCTATGGTTATCATACAGAAAATCAAAA ATATTGGTAAACAGTTTAGGTATGGTCACCAAGAAGATGCCCATGAGTTTCTACGTGGTGTGACTGAAGCCATGCAGAAATCTGCTTTGTCAGGATATGATAA GTTAGATAGGTATAGTAAAGAAACCACATTGGTACATCAGATTTTTGGAGGTTATTATCGTAGCCGAG TGCAATGTCTAAAGTGTCAAGAGAAATCTGATACCCATGATCCTTTCCTAGACATCAGTTTGGATATCAAG CATGTGTCATCTGTTGTAAGAGCTTTAGAGAGAATGATCAAACCAGAAACATTGGAGAATGACAATATGTACTTGTGTAAAAG ATGTAAAGTAAAGGTCCCAGCTCTGAAGAGGTTTACTGTACACAGACCACCAAACATTCTTACTTTGTCATTGAAGAG GTTTGATTTTAATCGGTACATTGGGTCCAAGATTACCAAAGATGTAAGGTACCCTGAATTCCTGGATCTAAGACCATATATGAGTCAGAAATCT gGACCTGCCATTATGTATAGACTGTATGCTGTACTTGTACACCATGGTTATTCCTGTAACTCTGGACATTACTATTGCTATGTGAGAGCACCCAATGACTCCTGGTATTGTATGAATGATTCCAACGTATCACAGTCCAGTTTAAAGACCATACTTGACCAAGAAGCATACATCTTATTTTATATCCGTAAACCCAGCACCAAGTCACAGCAGTCCTATGAAAAG ACTTCCATGACCAATAACAGTACTTTCTCACCATCACTAACATTTACAAATAGAGTGTCGTCATCATCTACCATCACTAgtggtcatgtcagtaatcctGTAAACGGACCAATTGGTAAACCTATTGTACGTCCTATACCAAAGATGTCAACTCCAACCCAACCCAAGTCATCTAAACTAGGAATCAGTACCTCATCGCAGTATAAAGTAACAAACAAACCCACCACTATTCCTGAACCTAGCAAGAGAGAAAAGGTTCACTTTAATATTGGAATCAAACCTAAAACTACACAGCAGCAGCATGAGCCACAAGGAGCTGCAGGTAACAGTGCAGACTCTAAACATACTGTAAAAACTGAGGTAGCCACTCCTGCAGTTACAGCAAAGATGAGTGAAGAGGGACGAAAAAAGAATGATAAAGATGCCGCTCTTGTACCATATGCTGGTGATTCTGACGATAGTTGTGAAGATTATGATGAAACTGTGGCTAGATTGTGTGCTATACCATTACAAGATGATAAAAACACTAGTAGTAATAAGATTATTGCTGCTACATCGTCATCGTTGTCAAGTGATGTAAAGAAAAAAGAGAGCATTGTAAGTGATAATGGAAGAGATAAAGTCAAAAGAGAATCAAAGgaacatcaaaatcaaaaaccAGAGTTGTCACTGATTGTCAAGGAAACACAGAAAAGTAGCCAAGACAGTGATGTAGTCAAACAGAAAGATGCAGTTGAAGTTTCACTGAGGGAACAAGAAGGGAAAGAGGACAAGGATAAGGGCAAGGACAAAGACAAGGACAAGGACAAGGACAAGgacaaagataaaaacaaggaGAAGAGTAAAGAGGAATATATGAAACCACCAGAGCAACCCACTCCTGTTAAGATTCCACCTAGCATGATCTCTCCAAACTTGAACCGGACACCAAGTGGTGCAAGTCAAAATTCACCATTGAAACTGACATTGAGTAAAGTGAACACTTTTAAAGTTAATGCTACATCCACATCATGGAAAGTAAATGATTCAGAATCACAAATATCGCCCTCATTAGCTTCAGATAGTAGTAATCATAGTGTTACTTCAACAGGTGGAGAATGGACAGTTGTTGACAAGAAAGATGCCCTATCTACTCCCAAAATACGAGAGTTTTCACATCCAGGATGGGTTGTTCGGACCCCTGAAGAATTTGCAGAGTATACAAAACAGAAAGAAGAGGAAAAAGCAAAACTTGTGAAAGATAAAGAACATAACCAGGATGGCAGTGAAGATGTGGAGAAGAATAAGATGCAAGGCATTGCaagacttcagtcatcaccgcCATCCATTAGGAAATTTGACAGACAGCATAGTTATCCACAGAGTGCAAAACATACACCTAGACATTTATTTAGCAATGGCAATATTGACAGGAAAAGGCGCAATTCATTGTCAGATACCTCTAATTTAGACTCTGATGAAAGGACaaagttgccatggcaacatgaTAATTTACAGGCTGAGAAAAGAAAATTCAAAGAGGAGGATGTTGATGAGACgttgaaaaaacaaaagttaGAGTCAAATGAAGAGGAGTTTCAAACTGAATCTGACAAGGTGCCATTGTTAAATGGTGATGACGATTCACCTCACAAAAAACACAAGAAACATAAGAAACACAAGcataaaaagaagaagaagaaaagaagtaaagatagacacaaagaTGAAGACAGAGATGATAAACACACTGATGATAGTGAAGATGAGTCTCATAGGgaagaaaggaaaagaaaaaagaaacacaaacatAAAGAAGACAAGGTGGAAGAAGACAGAAAGTCATTACTTGGACAAGAACATCAACATGGTGATGATACCAATGGCAAAGTGAATGGTAACCATTCATTGTCTAAGAAAACTAAAG TACCAAGTCAGCAATGGGACCATCATATAAAAGACGGATATAAGAGATCACATGACCGTGAGACAAGTACTAGAAAATCTTGGGATGGTAGTAGATCATCTAATGTGGTAGATGAATTATTGAGTAGATCAAGTAGTAAAGGCTACGGTGCTCATG TTGAATCATGGGATGGTGGTAAATGTGTCATTGATGAAGACACTGAAAGAGATAGAGAAGATAGGAAGAGACTTATAGATGATTATGATGTAGACTATGACAGAGGAAAG GAAAGGAAAGTGAAAAGATATAGATCAGAAGATTTTAGATATAAGAGTAATCCATTCCAGCATGTACAGAATAGACGCAATAGTGGCTATAGTGATAAG ATACCATGGTAA